Proteins encoded in a region of the Azospirillum thiophilum genome:
- the mdcC gene encoding malonate decarboxylase acyl carrier protein produces MESLTFEYRGGRALAAQPAPVLVGVVGSGNLEVLVEPAPLGGLCRIEILTAAVGFGATWQAVMDDVFARHPLADLRISINDVGATPAVVGLRLDQALEEFAGGAKP; encoded by the coding sequence ATGGAATCCCTGACCTTCGAATATCGCGGCGGCCGTGCCCTGGCAGCCCAGCCGGCGCCCGTCCTGGTGGGCGTCGTCGGTTCCGGCAATCTGGAGGTGCTGGTCGAGCCGGCGCCGCTCGGCGGACTGTGCCGGATCGAAATCCTGACGGCGGCGGTCGGCTTCGGCGCCACCTGGCAGGCGGTGATGGACGACGTCTTCGCCCGCCATCCGCTGGCCGACCTGCGCATCTCCATCAACGATGTCGGTGCGACGCCGGCCGTGGTCGGCCTGCGGCTGGACCAGGCGCTGGAGGAATTCGCCGGAGGAGCCAAGCCATGA
- a CDS encoding biotin-independent malonate decarboxylase subunit beta has product MSQATIGNTTSRSYYEDSARGRLLGLLDPGSFVEILPPAERVVSPHLRQLGTPAAFDDGIVVGSGRLEGRRVLVAAQEGGFMGGAVGEVHGAKLTGLLERALDERPDGVLLLAESGGVRLHEANAGLIAVSEVMRAVLAVRAAGIPVIVLDGGTFGCFGGMGIVARLCDAVAMSEEGRLGLSGPEVIETTMGVEEFDSRDRALVWRTVGGKHRYLLGEAATLVEDDVATFRAAALALLDLTPDLSLAALEAEHAALGGRLERFGDCRDALDIWARLGVEEPERLPILDTAEFLDTVRDRRA; this is encoded by the coding sequence ATGAGCCAAGCCACGATCGGGAACACGACGAGCCGCAGCTATTACGAGGACAGCGCGCGCGGCCGGCTGCTCGGCCTGCTCGACCCCGGCAGCTTCGTCGAGATCCTGCCGCCGGCTGAGCGGGTGGTCAGCCCGCACCTGCGCCAGCTCGGCACCCCGGCCGCCTTCGATGACGGCATCGTGGTCGGGAGCGGGCGGCTGGAGGGCCGGCGGGTGCTGGTCGCCGCGCAGGAAGGCGGCTTCATGGGCGGGGCGGTGGGCGAGGTGCATGGCGCCAAGCTGACCGGCCTGCTGGAACGCGCGTTGGACGAGCGGCCGGACGGGGTGCTGCTGCTGGCGGAGTCCGGTGGCGTGCGGCTGCACGAGGCGAATGCCGGGCTGATCGCGGTGTCGGAGGTGATGCGGGCCGTGCTGGCGGTGCGTGCCGCCGGCATTCCGGTGATCGTGCTGGACGGCGGCACCTTCGGCTGCTTCGGCGGCATGGGCATCGTCGCCCGTCTGTGCGACGCCGTGGCGATGAGCGAGGAAGGGCGGCTCGGTCTGTCCGGCCCCGAGGTGATCGAGACCACCATGGGGGTGGAAGAGTTCGACAGCCGCGACCGCGCGCTGGTCTGGCGCACCGTCGGCGGCAAGCACCGCTATCTGCTGGGCGAGGCGGCGACGCTGGTCGAGGACGATGTCGCCACCTTCCGCGCGGCGGCGCTGGCGCTGCTCGACCTCACGCCGGACCTGTCGCTGGCGGCGCTGGAGGCGGAGCATGCCGCGCTGGGTGGCAGGTTGGAGCGCTTCGGCGACTGCCGCGACGCGCTCGACATCTGGGCGCGGCTGGGAGTCGAGGAGCCGGAGCGGCTGCCGATCCTCGACACCGCGGAGTTCCTCGACACCGTTCGCGACCGGAGGGCCTGA
- the mdcB gene encoding triphosphoribosyl-dephospho-CoA synthase MdcB has product MIRTVACPRIVEGETGALPPPALPLAGAIGRAAVRALYAELALHPKPGLVSPLDSGSHDDMDMGTFLRSLFALRGYFRAIAAAGAEGADFPTLRELGITAERRMLAATGGVNTHRGAVFGLGLLAAAAGWRMRRGRTLRGNGLGATAAALWGAGILAAAPQAPDSHGARAVTRYGARGARQEAADGFPTLFEVALPALDRALAAGADPERASVQALFSLMAVLEDTNLLHRGGPAGLAFIQAGARRFLDRGGVFHAEWRDEALALHRACVVRRLSPGGSADMLAAAQFVHGLRERAA; this is encoded by the coding sequence ATGATCCGCACCGTCGCCTGTCCACGGATCGTCGAGGGCGAAACCGGCGCGCTTCCTCCTCCGGCCCTCCCCCTGGCCGGTGCCATCGGGCGGGCGGCAGTCCGTGCGCTCTACGCCGAACTGGCGCTGCACCCGAAGCCGGGGCTGGTCAGCCCGCTCGACAGCGGCAGCCATGACGACATGGACATGGGCACCTTCCTGCGCAGCCTGTTCGCGCTGCGCGGCTATTTCCGCGCCATCGCCGCGGCCGGGGCGGAGGGGGCGGACTTCCCTACCTTGCGCGAGCTCGGCATCACTGCCGAACGGCGGATGCTGGCGGCCACCGGAGGGGTCAACACCCACCGCGGGGCGGTGTTCGGGCTCGGCCTTCTCGCCGCGGCGGCGGGCTGGCGGATGCGGCGCGGGCGAACGCTGCGGGGGAATGGTTTGGGAGCGACGGCGGCGGCGCTGTGGGGCGCCGGCATCCTGGCGGCGGCCCCGCAGGCGCCCGACAGCCATGGCGCGCGGGCGGTGACGCGCTACGGCGCCCGCGGCGCCCGGCAGGAGGCGGCCGACGGCTTCCCGACCCTGTTCGAGGTGGCGCTGCCGGCGCTCGACCGTGCGCTGGCGGCGGGCGCCGATCCGGAGCGGGCATCGGTGCAGGCCCTGTTCTCCCTGATGGCCGTGCTGGAGGACACCAACCTGCTGCACCGCGGCGGCCCGGCCGGGCTGGCCTTCATCCAGGCCGGGGCGCGGCGCTTTCTCGACCGCGGCGGGGTGTTCCACGCGGAGTGGCGGGACGAGGCGCTGGCCCTGCACCGCGCCTGCGTCGTTCGCCGCCTGTCGCCCGGCGGCAGCGCCGACATGCTGGCGGCGGCGCAGTTCGTCCATGGTCTGAGGGAGCGGGCGGCATGA
- the mdcA gene encoding malonate decarboxylase subunit alpha, translated as MRDWNMQGRNREARLARAAHLADGKRVAAADARALLETVLEPGDRVCLEGNNQKQADFLARALASVDPARVNGLHMVQSVLALPEHLDVFERGIAAKLDFSFSGPQGARLARMVADGQIAVGAIHTYLELFGRYFVDLTPRVSLVAAQSADAAGNLYTGPNTEDTPVIVEATAFKRGIVIAQVNELVDAVPRVDIPGGWVDFVIQSPTPHYIEPLFTRDPAQISEIQVLMAMMAIKGIYAEYGVQRLNHGIGFDTAAIELLLPTYADSLGLKGRICKHWALNPHPALIPAIEAGFVESVHSFGSEMGMENYIRARPDVFFTGADGSMRSNRALCQAAGHYACDLFIGSTLQMDLAGNSSTATLGRIAGFGGAPNMGADARGRRHASPAWLRAGREAGGDGGGMPRGRKLVVQMVETFREHMQPAFVERLDAWELAESAGMELPPVMIYGDDVTHVLTEEGIANLLLCRTAGEREQAIRGVAGYTPVGRGRDRRMVEDLRDRGIIRRPEDLGIDKRMATRDLLAARSIKDLVRASGGLYDPPKRFRNW; from the coding sequence ATGCGCGACTGGAACATGCAGGGGCGCAACCGCGAGGCCCGGCTTGCCCGCGCCGCCCATCTCGCCGACGGAAAGCGCGTGGCCGCTGCCGACGCCCGTGCGTTGCTGGAAACCGTGCTGGAGCCCGGCGACCGCGTTTGCCTGGAGGGCAACAACCAGAAGCAGGCGGATTTCCTGGCGCGTGCGCTGGCGTCCGTCGATCCGGCGCGGGTGAACGGCCTGCACATGGTGCAGTCGGTGCTGGCCCTGCCCGAGCATCTTGACGTGTTCGAGCGCGGGATTGCGGCGAAGCTGGATTTCTCCTTCTCCGGTCCACAGGGCGCACGGCTGGCGCGCATGGTGGCGGACGGGCAGATCGCGGTCGGCGCCATCCACACCTATCTGGAGCTGTTCGGCCGCTATTTCGTCGATCTGACGCCGCGGGTCAGCCTGGTCGCCGCACAGTCGGCCGACGCCGCCGGCAATCTGTATACCGGTCCGAACACCGAGGACACGCCGGTGATCGTCGAGGCGACCGCCTTCAAGCGTGGCATCGTCATCGCCCAGGTGAACGAACTGGTGGATGCGGTGCCGCGCGTCGACATTCCCGGCGGCTGGGTCGATTTCGTGATCCAGAGCCCGACGCCCCATTATATCGAGCCGCTGTTCACCCGCGACCCGGCCCAGATTTCGGAAATCCAGGTGCTGATGGCGATGATGGCCATCAAGGGCATCTATGCCGAATACGGCGTGCAGCGGCTGAACCATGGCATCGGCTTCGACACGGCGGCGATCGAGCTGCTGCTGCCGACCTATGCCGACTCCCTGGGGCTGAAGGGGAGGATCTGCAAGCATTGGGCGCTGAACCCGCATCCGGCGCTGATCCCCGCGATCGAGGCCGGTTTCGTGGAGAGCGTCCATTCCTTCGGCTCGGAAATGGGGATGGAAAATTATATCCGGGCTCGGCCCGACGTGTTCTTCACCGGGGCTGACGGCTCCATGCGCTCCAACCGCGCGCTGTGTCAGGCGGCCGGTCATTACGCCTGCGACCTGTTCATCGGATCAACGCTGCAGATGGATCTGGCCGGCAACAGCTCCACCGCGACGCTGGGGCGGATCGCCGGTTTCGGCGGGGCGCCGAACATGGGCGCGGACGCCCGCGGACGCCGCCATGCCAGCCCGGCCTGGCTGCGGGCGGGGCGGGAGGCGGGAGGCGATGGCGGAGGGATGCCGCGCGGCCGCAAGCTGGTGGTCCAGATGGTCGAGACCTTCCGCGAGCACATGCAGCCGGCCTTCGTCGAGCGGCTCGACGCCTGGGAACTGGCCGAGAGCGCCGGCATGGAACTGCCGCCGGTGATGATCTACGGTGACGACGTGACCCATGTCCTGACCGAGGAGGGCATCGCCAACCTGCTGCTCTGCCGCACCGCCGGGGAGCGCGAACAGGCGATCCGCGGCGTTGCCGGATACACGCCCGTCGGGCGGGGGCGCGACCGGCGCATGGTGGAGGACTTGCGCGACCGCGGCATCATCCGCCGGCCCGAGGATCTGGGCATCGACAAGCGGATGGCCACCCGCGATCTGCTGGCCGCCCGGTCGATCAAGGACCTCGTGCGCGCATCCGGCGGCCTCTACGACCCGCCCAAGCGCTTCCGCAACTGGTGA
- the mdcG gene encoding malonate decarboxylase holo-[acyl-carrier-protein] synthase, translating to MRPEDTPGETSWPRHHWALLGEGWADGLRSPLTDAERAEVEDWCGRGLPLVVARRRPGDGADEVRLGLATPDKRRIAVHVAADAVAGRMGPVPLAEALDAAPAEWRAPLAELARRSAALGVPAAVYGSLAWQHRTGLGYVRAESDVDLLFAPRCRTGLDRLLGLLAEVDDASHGAGPRLDGEILLPGGAGVAWRELAGRPARLLVKGAAEVGLYDTAAVLALFANVEAA from the coding sequence ATGCGGCCTGAGGACACGCCCGGGGAAACGTCCTGGCCCCGCCATCACTGGGCCCTGCTGGGGGAAGGGTGGGCCGACGGCCTGCGCTCGCCCCTGACCGACGCGGAACGGGCGGAGGTCGAGGATTGGTGCGGCCGGGGGCTGCCGCTGGTGGTCGCGCGGCGCCGGCCGGGCGACGGGGCGGACGAGGTTCGGCTCGGGCTCGCGACGCCGGACAAGCGGCGGATCGCTGTCCATGTGGCGGCCGATGCCGTGGCGGGGCGGATGGGGCCGGTGCCGCTGGCCGAGGCGCTGGATGCGGCCCCGGCGGAGTGGCGGGCGCCGCTGGCCGAGCTGGCCCGGCGGTCGGCGGCGCTGGGTGTGCCGGCGGCGGTGTACGGGTCGCTGGCATGGCAGCACCGCACCGGGCTGGGCTATGTCCGGGCGGAGTCCGACGTCGACCTGCTGTTTGCGCCGCGGTGCCGGACCGGGCTGGACCGGCTGCTGGGGCTGCTGGCGGAGGTCGATGACGCATCCCATGGCGCCGGCCCGCGCCTGGACGGCGAGATCCTGCTGCCCGGCGGGGCAGGGGTGGCGTGGCGCGAACTGGCCGGCCGTCCCGCACGGCTTCTGGTGAAGGGAGCGGCGGAGGTCGGCCTGTATGACACCGCGGCGGTGCTGGCCCTGTTCGCGAACGTGGAGGCCGCATGA
- the mdcE gene encoding biotin-independent malonate decarboxylase subunit gamma — MDVTTLLDRLFPDGHDVAVDGVYFDGTGRVFGTNVSVIGTLDNAPIGIELAFRMAGAVLEVVRSHPGRPILLLVDTQGQRLSHRDELLGINGYMAHLAKCIDLARRSGHRILGLVYGQAVSGGFLATSLLADRCYALPDAEIRVMNLPAMARVTKIPLDRLTELSAVSPVFAPGVENYRRMGAIAALWDGDLAACLAEALAAPTDGDPRRALGEERGGRLMARMVADRVRRDAA, encoded by the coding sequence ATGGACGTCACCACGCTTCTCGACCGCCTGTTCCCGGACGGGCACGATGTCGCCGTCGACGGGGTCTATTTCGACGGCACCGGGCGTGTCTTCGGCACCAATGTCTCGGTGATCGGCACGCTGGACAACGCGCCCATCGGCATCGAGCTGGCCTTCCGCATGGCAGGCGCGGTGCTGGAGGTGGTGCGCAGCCATCCCGGCCGGCCGATCCTGCTGCTGGTCGACACCCAGGGCCAGCGTCTGAGCCACCGCGACGAGTTGCTGGGGATCAACGGCTACATGGCGCATCTCGCCAAATGCATAGACCTCGCCCGGCGCAGCGGGCACCGGATCCTCGGGCTGGTCTATGGGCAGGCGGTCAGCGGCGGCTTCCTCGCCACCAGCCTGCTGGCAGACCGCTGCTACGCCCTGCCCGATGCGGAAATCCGGGTGATGAACCTGCCGGCGATGGCGCGCGTCACCAAGATCCCGCTGGACCGGCTGACGGAGCTGAGCGCCGTCTCGCCGGTCTTCGCGCCGGGGGTGGAGAATTACCGCCGCATGGGCGCCATCGCGGCGCTGTGGGACGGCGACCTCGCCGCCTGCCTTGCCGAGGCGCTGGCGGCCCCGACCGATGGCGACCCGCGCCGCGCGCTCGGCGAGGAGCGGGGCGGGCGGCTGATGGCCCGCATGGTGGCCGACCGGGTGCGCCGCGATGCGGCCTGA
- a CDS encoding ACP S-malonyltransferase: MSLGILCSGQGAQGSGMLDGLRVEPAAQAVLDGAAAALGWDPRVVAAGPEAEMRRNAVAQPLLCAVQAATWAALRPRLPPVRAVAGYSLGELSAYHVADALDLGDLLALAQKRAQAMDRADPEPGGLLAVRGLDRPRLEMLCREHDADIAIDNGPDRLVVGGRRTALAAIERAVLALGAAITPLAVDVASHTRRMAPAAAEFGPMLAAGGLRAPAVPVLAGIDGSAVFTRERAVSALTRQMTETVAWAACLDGLREMGCRVLLEIGPGDALARMARDRLPDLVVRAVSEFRSPAGAAAWVERQVG, translated from the coding sequence ATGAGCCTCGGCATTCTCTGTTCCGGCCAGGGCGCGCAGGGGTCGGGCATGCTCGACGGACTGCGCGTGGAGCCGGCGGCGCAGGCGGTGCTGGACGGCGCGGCCGCGGCGCTCGGCTGGGATCCGCGGGTGGTCGCCGCCGGGCCGGAGGCGGAGATGCGGCGCAACGCCGTTGCCCAGCCGCTGCTCTGCGCGGTGCAGGCGGCGACCTGGGCGGCCCTGCGGCCCCGCCTGCCGCCGGTGCGGGCGGTGGCCGGATACAGCCTGGGGGAGCTGTCCGCCTACCATGTCGCCGATGCGCTCGACCTCGGCGACCTGCTGGCGCTGGCGCAAAAGCGGGCGCAGGCGATGGACCGGGCCGATCCGGAGCCGGGCGGCCTGCTGGCGGTGCGCGGGCTCGACCGGCCGCGGCTGGAGATGCTGTGCCGGGAGCATGATGCCGACATCGCCATCGACAACGGCCCCGACCGGCTGGTGGTCGGCGGGCGCCGCACGGCGCTGGCCGCCATCGAGCGGGCGGTTCTGGCGCTGGGCGCCGCAATCACGCCGCTGGCGGTGGACGTGGCCTCCCACACCCGCCGCATGGCCCCGGCGGCGGCGGAGTTCGGGCCAATGCTGGCGGCCGGCGGGCTGCGCGCACCGGCCGTTCCGGTGCTGGCCGGCATCGACGGCTCGGCGGTCTTCACGCGCGAGCGGGCGGTCTCGGCGCTGACTCGGCAGATGACGGAGACGGTGGCCTGGGCCGCCTGCCTCGACGGATTGCGGGAGATGGGCTGCCGCGTGCTGCTGGAGATCGGACCCGGCGACGCGCTGGCGCGGATGGCCCGCGATCGCCTTCCCGACCTGGTTGTGCGCGCCGTGTCCGAGTTCCGCTCTCCGGCCGGCGCCGCCGCCTGGGTGGAGCGGCAGGTGGGCTGA